GGTTTACCTTCTCCGGTTTACGGTCGAGTAACGGTTCCGGCTTTCTGAGAATATCCTCCATCTGCTTCTGCGTTTCGATCTTTGGGCGAACCGCAGCGGGCGGGGATGTGGGGGGGTGGGGGCGCGGGGGAGGGAGGTCGACCCTTTCATCGTCCGGTGGAATAAGGGATCCCGTATTTTGGATTCCGAACCCTTCATTCTGAAAACTCAGTGCCTTGGAAAGCGCCTCAGCAATTGCATCGCGCAACTGGTTCGGTTTTCGGAAGCGCACCTCTTTTTTGGTTGGGTGCACATTCACATCGACCAGCGACGGTTCCATTTCAATAAAAAGAAACACGGCGGGATAGCGGCCTTTGGATACGACCGCATGATAGGCCTCATTCAGGGCATGAAATACCACAGGAGCCGAAGCCGGGCGGCCGTTTACAAAAATATATTGATCCTGCCGGTCCTTACGGCCGGTCTGCGGCAGGCCGGCGTAGCCCGTAATTCTGTAGTCTGAATCGGAATAGCTGATTTCGAGCAGCTGTTCAAAAAAACTGTGGTTATAAAGTTCCGAAATCCGGTCTTCCATATTTCCGGACATCGGAAGGCTGTAGACCATCCGTTCATCCACTTTCAGCGACATCCCGATATCCGGATGCGCCAGCGCCATCACCAGAAAGAGCTGGCGGATATGAGAAAGCTCGGTCTGTTCCGCCCGCAGAAATTTACGACGCGCGGGTACGTTAAAGAAAAGGTTACGGATTTCCATACGCGTCCCGACCGGGCAGCCGATATCTTCGCAACTGAGGAATTTTCCGCCGGCAATCTGTATTTCCGTGCCGGCCAGATTTTCTTCGGGACGGGTGATAAGCGTAAAACGCGAAACCGAAGAAATCGCAGCGAGTGCTTCGCCGCGGAAACCCATCGTGTGGATATTTTCAATATCCGCTTCTGAACGGATTTTACTGGTGGCGTGCCGTTCGATGGAAAGCAGCGCCTGATCGCGATTCATGCCGCAGCCGTTGTCCGTGATGGAGATCAGCTGCCGCCCTCCGCGAATCACTTCGACATCAATCTGGGTTGCCCCGGCATCGAGCGAATTTTCAAATAATTCCTTCATGACCGAGGCCGGCCGTTCGACCACTTCGCCCGCCGCGATCTTGTTGATTACCTGATCCGGGAGCATTTGAATGACGGGTTTTGACTGCATCGGCGCAACATAGCAGAACGGTTCCAAAGATGGGAAGTTCTGCGGCGCGATTTTGTCAGAACCTGTCCGTCATGACGACCTTGGTGAGCGGCAGCCGGTCTTTCGGGGCGGGAGTTTCTTTCAGGGCTTTGCCGATGGCGACGAACATACAGATGGCATGGTCGTCGGGCAGGTTGATGAGTTCCGCGACTTCTTCAAAATCGAAACCGTCCATGGGACAGGAATCATAGCCCAACGATTTTGCGGCGAGCATGAGGGTCTGTGCGGCGATGCCGCAGGAACGCATGGCTTCATCGCGCTGGACCTGATCAAGCCCCTGATAATATTGCTGGATTGCGGGCACCATGTATTCCTGTACCGGTTCGGGGGCGGAATTCCAGTAGCGAATCGGCTCCTTTTCCCAGGCTTTGAGGTCGGCGCAGAGAATGATCAGGAGTGAAGCATCGGTGATCTGCTGCTGATCCCAGGAAGCCTTTCGCAGCTTTCTGCGCAGAGGGGCATTTTGTACGACTACGAAACGCCAGTTCTGTATGTTGAAGGCGGTGGGAGAATGCAGCGCAAGCGACAGGAGTTTTTCGGTATCCCGGTCATTCATGACATGATCCGGATCGAAATGCCGCACCGAGCGGCGGGTCTGTATGGCGGAATGTACGTTCATGGTCAGCTCTCCCTTATAATCGCCGCGGACCTTAAGTCATTGATATAACGAATGAAAGGAGAACTTGAAAAGAATAAAAAGAAGGGCTTCGCCGCTGTTTGGGCTGTCGGCGGCGAAATTCAGGCCGGGGATCTGTTTATTCCAGATGCTTCCGGGCGCGGGAGAGCGAATCGGTGCTTATAATTTCCACATTATCGTTATAGTGGAAGGTTGACATGATATTCATGCCGAATGTCTGACGAGGATCGGAAAAAAGGCGGATGATTTTTTTTGCACCGGTTTCATTGAAGAGATCCATGATGCTTCGGTAAATCATTTTTGCCGGGTGCTCAAAGGTTTTCAGCGCGGTAAGGTCGCACAGGATTTTGTACTCGGGATTCACCTCTTTAATGCGGGATGTGCATTTTTCCAGCAGTTCACGGGCTTCCTGCTCGGTGAAGTGATCGGCCAGCATGATGTGCATACGATTATTCGGTGTATCGATTTCAAAAAGGTACATGGTATTTCCCCCGCAAGCCCATAGTAAACTTAGACCGGATTTAAAGCATTGCGTTCATTGCGATTGCAGCATGATAGAAGGCATGCCTTAGTTCGGCGAATCATCCGTTTCAGGCGTTAATAATGAAGGGCAGGGAAGCTGCAAACAATCTTTTTCAGAAGCGATATTCTATCGCCAATCCATCGGATTTTGTGTTTAACGAAACCATGCGTATATACAAAGAACCTTTACTTCATTTTTTGCTGTTTGGGGCCCTTTTATTCGGGGTCTATTTTCTGATGAACCGTTCCGGGCCGGCCGAGGGCCTGGTGATTACGGCTGAAACCATGAAAAATCTGGAGGCCCGGTTTGTCCGCGACTGGAACCGGACGCCCGATGAAGAAGAACGGCAGGAGCTTGTTGATGACTATATTCGCGAAGAGCTGGCGGTTCGGGAAGGGCGGGAGCTTGGACTGGATCGAAACGATCCGGTGGTGCGGCAGCGGTTGCGGCAGAAACTCGAGCTGATGGTGGAAGAGGAAGCCGATGTGCAGGAACCGACGGATCAGGAGCTGGCAGCCTATCTTCGTGAACATGCCGATCTGTTCTGCGATGAAAACGGGAAGTTGCCTGAGCTCGGTGAAATCCGGAATCTGGTTATTTTTGAATGGGAAAACCAGCTGCGTCTGAAACAACTGGATCAGTTTTATCAGGAGCTCGAATCCAGATACCATGTGCAGGTGGAGTTTTAGTATGGGTGCAAAAAAGAAGTATATTGCGAGGTGTGCATTCTTCTGTTTTGCGTGGTTCATGGCTTGGCCTTCATTTGCCCATGAAATGAATACGGCCTATCTGGAATTACGTGAGCGCGAACACGATGTCGGCGTTCTCGTCCGCATTCCGGAGTTTGGAAAATCCTTTTCGATTGTATTTCCCGAGGGATCCGTTGAGCAGTCCGAACCCATTACCCGGATCATTGAAGGCGGCACGGTGAAGACCTGGCGTATGGCTGTTCCCGAGGGATTGGAAAATGAACAGATTGGGATTCCGGATCTGGAAATTAACGATCTGCTGATTCGCGTACAACTGCATGGCGGTTCCGTACAGACGTTGCGGCTGACGCCGGAAGATAAAGAATTTACCATTACCGGAGCCCCGTCGCAGGCCGCCGTGGCCGGTACCTATTTTGTGCTCGGGCTTGAACACATTCTTGAAGGCATCGATCATCTGCTTTTTGTGCAGGCGCTGCTGATTTTGGTGAAAGGCTGGAAAAAACTCACCGGAGCCATCACCACGTTTACTGTGGCGCACAGCATTACGCTGGCGTTGGCTTCATTGGGATTCGTGCATGTGCCCGCTCCGCCGGTGGAAGCGATTATTGCGCTGAGTATTGTTTTTGTGGCCTGCGAAATCATCCATGGCCGGCAGGGGCGCCCCGGCATAACCGAGAAATCGCCGTGGCTCGTCACGCTCTCGTTCGGTCTGCTGCACGGACTCGGCTTTGCCGGAGCTCTTTCCGAGATCGGCCTGCCGCAGCACGCCATTCCCATGGCGCTGCTCTTTTTCAATGTCGGCGTCGAGGCCGGTCAGCTGCTGTTTGTTTTTGCGGTCCTTTTCATCCTTGGAATTTTGCGATTTACGAAACTTCCAATGCCTGGATATATCCGCTGGATCCCGCCTTATGCCATTGGCACCGTAGCGATGTT
This region of Pontiella agarivorans genomic DNA includes:
- the mutL gene encoding DNA mismatch repair endonuclease MutL — its product is MQSKPVIQMLPDQVINKIAAGEVVERPASVMKELFENSLDAGATQIDVEVIRGGRQLISITDNGCGMNRDQALLSIERHATSKIRSEADIENIHTMGFRGEALAAISSVSRFTLITRPEENLAGTEIQIAGGKFLSCEDIGCPVGTRMEIRNLFFNVPARRKFLRAEQTELSHIRQLFLVMALAHPDIGMSLKVDERMVYSLPMSGNMEDRISELYNHSFFEQLLEISYSDSDYRITGYAGLPQTGRKDRQDQYIFVNGRPASAPVVFHALNEAYHAVVSKGRYPAVFLFIEMEPSLVDVNVHPTKKEVRFRKPNQLRDAIAEALSKALSFQNEGFGIQNTGSLIPPDDERVDLPPPRPHPPTSPPAAVRPKIETQKQMEDILRKPEPLLDRKPEKVNRQQVERRTSPEQQQNPPDSPRSEAKPESPWGWCRIVGQIGGNYVVLETEEGYVLMEPRAAHERVLFEKFIRAVRAHAVKKQGLLAPETVELLPSDAQVVRSHLGMLNELGFGVSDFGGDTFMVDALPVYVQDNPVESMLIEIARELEKAGKKRGARELVQEQIAQTACQMAVRTSDQLSEAAIEKLVSDLAGTEMPYTSPRGRPTLIFTSFSELNRKFSRD
- a CDS encoding nitroreductase family protein; this encodes MNVHSAIQTRRSVRHFDPDHVMNDRDTEKLLSLALHSPTAFNIQNWRFVVVQNAPLRRKLRKASWDQQQITDASLLIILCADLKAWEKEPIRYWNSAPEPVQEYMVPAIQQYYQGLDQVQRDEAMRSCGIAAQTLMLAAKSLGYDSCPMDGFDFEEVAELINLPDDHAICMFVAIGKALKETPAPKDRLPLTKVVMTDRF
- a CDS encoding HupE/UreJ family protein, whose translation is MGAKKKYIARCAFFCFAWFMAWPSFAHEMNTAYLELREREHDVGVLVRIPEFGKSFSIVFPEGSVEQSEPITRIIEGGTVKTWRMAVPEGLENEQIGIPDLEINDLLIRVQLHGGSVQTLRLTPEDKEFTITGAPSQAAVAGTYFVLGLEHILEGIDHLLFVQALLILVKGWKKLTGAITTFTVAHSITLALASLGFVHVPAPPVEAIIALSIVFVACEIIHGRQGRPGITEKSPWLVTLSFGLLHGLGFAGALSEIGLPQHAIPMALLFFNVGVEAGQLLFVFAVLFILGILRFTKLPMPGYIRWIPPYAIGTVAMFWVIERVAGF